From Triticum aestivum cultivar Chinese Spring chromosome 4A, IWGSC CS RefSeq v2.1, whole genome shotgun sequence, a single genomic window includes:
- the LOC123086300 gene encoding GDSL esterase/lipase CPRD49: MMGRPVFVLFGSSIVQYSFSNGGWGATLTDVYARKADIVLRGYIAWNSRRALQVITKIFPKDSAVQPSLVVVYFGGNDSIAPHPSGLGPHVPLEEYMDNMRKIGEHLKSLSDKTRVIFLSCPPLNEELLKKSTSTALSEIVRTNETCRLYSEACISVSKEMGIKVVDLWNAMQKREDWATACFTDGLHLSEEGSNIVVEEILRILKEAEWDPCLHWKAMPTEFGEDSPYDLVASSGKSTINPSEWTFHRKRSWE, encoded by the exons ATGATGGGTCGCCCGGTGTTCGTGCTCTTCGGCTCCTCCATCGTGCAGTACAGCTTCAGCAACGGCGGATGGGGAGCCACCCTCACCGACGTCTACGCCCGCAAG GCTGATATTGTTCTCAGAGGATATATTGCATGGAACTCAAGGCGAGCACTTCAAGTCATTACCAAAATTTTCCCCAAG GATTCAGCAGTGCAGCCTAGCTTGGTGGTAGTTTACTTTGGTGGCAATGATTCGATTGCTCCGCACCCTTCTGGGCTTGGACCTCATGTGCCACTTGAGGAGTACATGGACAACATGAGGAAGATAGGAGAGCACCTCAAGAGCCTGTCCGACAAGACTCGTGTGATCTTTCTGAGCTGCCCGCCGCTCAACGAGGAGCTGCTCAAGAAATCAACGAGCACTGCACTGAGCGAGATTGTGCGGACCAATGAAACCTGCCGTCTCTACTCTGAAGCATGTATATCTGTATCGAAAGAGATGGGCATCAAGGTGGTCGATCTTTGGAACGCCATGCAGAAACGAGAGGACTGGGCCACAGCATGCTTTAC GGACGGGCTGCATTTGTCAGAAGAGGGGAGCAATATAGTTGTGGAAGAGATCCTGAGGATCCTCAAGGAGGCGGAGTGGGATCCATGCCTACACTGGAAGGCGATGCCGACCGAGTTCGGGGAGGACTCGCCCTACGACCTTGTCGCCTCTAGCGGCAAATCCACCATCAACCCATCCGAGTGGACATTCCACAGGAAAAGATCATGGGAATGA